From one Streptomyces sp. 846.5 genomic stretch:
- a CDS encoding ATP-binding protein has product MTIQRPEAELSANPQAHISIDIHAADYPGDVEARIRIDDYIQGELRYDQLLPAEAEFVRYAHEQAVRQRTLQAIAQFTHEVPPRYHNVSVTDADVVEWAQQVAKDPRNTRSQLILGATGTGKTHRAYSTIQAVIVAVMSTGARRAPRWKATTEADLYAALRPSAGGDSEAKYREYASTPLLLLDDLGASKDTEWTEEILYRLINHRYEQCLPTIFTSNVPGDVLRERLGERVSSRLAEMSTRITLKGNDRRRQKPR; this is encoded by the coding sequence ATGACCATCCAGAGGCCCGAGGCCGAACTCAGCGCCAACCCGCAGGCCCATATCTCAATCGACATCCACGCCGCCGACTACCCCGGCGACGTCGAAGCCCGCATCCGCATCGACGACTACATCCAGGGCGAACTCCGCTATGACCAGCTGCTGCCCGCCGAGGCCGAGTTCGTCCGCTACGCACACGAGCAGGCCGTCAGGCAGCGAACCCTCCAAGCCATCGCCCAGTTCACCCACGAGGTGCCCCCCAGGTACCACAACGTCAGCGTGACCGACGCCGATGTAGTCGAGTGGGCGCAGCAGGTCGCCAAGGATCCCCGGAACACGCGCTCACAACTCATCCTCGGCGCCACTGGTACCGGCAAGACCCACCGGGCCTACTCCACCATCCAGGCCGTCATCGTCGCCGTCATGAGCACCGGGGCCCGGCGCGCACCCAGGTGGAAGGCCACCACCGAGGCGGACCTCTATGCCGCTCTTCGCCCCAGCGCCGGCGGCGACAGCGAAGCCAAGTACCGCGAGTACGCCAGTACCCCGCTGCTGCTGCTGGACGACCTCGGCGCCTCCAAGGACACGGAGTGGACCGAGGAAATCCTCTACCGGCTGATCAACCACCGGTACGAGCAGTGCCTCCCCACGATCTTCACCAGCAACGTCCCCGGGGACGTACTGCGCGAGCGACTCGGGGAACGAGTCTCCTCCCGCCTTGCCGAGATGAGCACGCGCATCACCCTCAAGGGCAACGACCGCCGCCGTCAGAAGCCTCGCTGA
- a CDS encoding helix-turn-helix domain-containing protein gives MSVEAVKWAMDDAPMLLTEKGRPDTTARFVLSALAEHAHVDGTNSYPSVPRIQYKTGFNRRTVQDALGRLEAAGLITAMGTKHSCTNWTLSLRRKRPAADWEQLSDETEKRRAATAERVRRHRARQVTPSDGVTETPLNSVTGNGVTPSDAEVTPSNEIRNAVEQRSVTPSDAPEPPAQPSGEPPEEPSLFAAPPQAERETPRAAAPAPVSDGFDAFWAEYPRKAAKADARKAYASAIKAGVDSGQLVTAAIKHREHWTAEGRQSGYVPYPATWLRKGSYEDELQPSRPSSSHQAYRNPIDQSAYEKDI, from the coding sequence GTGAGTGTCGAAGCCGTGAAGTGGGCCATGGACGACGCTCCCATGCTGCTCACGGAGAAGGGCAGGCCCGACACCACGGCGCGCTTCGTGCTGTCAGCTCTGGCCGAGCACGCGCATGTGGACGGCACCAACTCGTACCCGTCAGTTCCGCGCATCCAATACAAGACCGGCTTCAACCGTCGCACCGTCCAGGACGCCCTTGGACGACTGGAGGCGGCGGGGCTCATCACCGCGATGGGGACGAAACACTCCTGCACGAACTGGACGCTCTCGTTGAGGCGCAAGCGCCCGGCCGCTGACTGGGAGCAGCTGAGCGATGAAACGGAGAAGCGGCGCGCCGCTACAGCCGAGCGCGTCCGTAGGCACCGGGCCAGGCAGGTAACGCCGTCGGATGGCGTTACTGAAACGCCGTTGAACAGCGTTACGGGTAACGGTGTAACGCCGTCAGACGCCGAAGTAACGCCGTCTAACGAGATACGTAACGCCGTTGAACAGCGTTCTGTAACGCCGTCAGATGCGCCGGAACCACCAGCCCAACCATCAGGTGAACCACCAGAAGAGCCATCACTCTTCGCTGCCCCGCCGCAGGCGGAGCGAGAGACACCTCGCGCTGCTGCACCGGCACCTGTCTCGGACGGCTTCGACGCCTTCTGGGCGGAGTACCCCCGCAAGGCCGCCAAGGCTGACGCGCGGAAGGCGTACGCCTCCGCCATCAAGGCCGGCGTCGACAGCGGGCAGCTCGTCACCGCAGCGATCAAGCACCGCGAGCACTGGACAGCGGAAGGTCGACAGTCCGGCTACGTGCCGTATCCCGCGACCTGGCTCCGCAAGGGCAGCTACGAGGACGAACTCCAGCCTTCCCGGCCGTCCAGTAGCCACCAGGCATACCGCAATCCCATCGATCAATCCGCCTACGAAAAGGACATCTGA